A window of Ignicoccus hospitalis KIN4/I contains these coding sequences:
- the wecB gene encoding non-hydrolyzing UDP-N-acetylglucosamine 2-epimerase → MVVGTRPEIIKMAPVVLELESRGIDYTFVHTGQHYDYEMSKIFIEELGLPEPHFSFELKGSTPGEQIGEMIIHLDKISQERKPKVVAVQGDTNSMVAAAIAALKVGAEVAHVEAGLRSYDWRMPEEHNRRMIDHVSKYLFAPTEDAKRNLEEEMVYGEIYVTGNTVIDALDRYMGLAEERSKEVLEKVPFDEFGVVTFHRAENVDNPQTLKDFVRILERSPIPLVYPVHPRTRKRLLEFGLWDRVKRIPHLMITEPLGYLEFIGLLKNSKIVLSDSGGLQEEVTHPKIRKRIIVLRTSTERPEAIKSGFAYVVGTNPVVVLATLERALNEGAPLPEASPFGDGKAGKRIVDVLERVGS, encoded by the coding sequence GTGGTCGTGGGCACCAGGCCAGAAATAATAAAGATGGCGCCGGTGGTCCTCGAGCTCGAGAGCAGAGGAATAGACTACACCTTCGTTCACACCGGCCAACACTACGACTACGAAATGTCGAAGATTTTCATAGAGGAGTTGGGGCTGCCGGAGCCCCACTTCAGCTTCGAGTTGAAGGGCTCCACCCCGGGAGAGCAAATAGGCGAAATGATAATCCACTTGGACAAAATTTCGCAAGAGAGGAAGCCTAAGGTGGTCGCCGTCCAAGGCGACACCAACAGCATGGTGGCAGCGGCGATCGCGGCGCTGAAGGTCGGGGCGGAGGTCGCCCACGTGGAGGCGGGGCTGCGGAGCTACGACTGGAGGATGCCAGAAGAGCACAACAGGAGGATGATAGACCACGTGTCCAAATACCTCTTCGCCCCCACGGAAGACGCGAAGAGGAACTTGGAGGAGGAGATGGTTTACGGAGAGATTTACGTAACCGGCAACACAGTCATCGACGCGTTAGACAGATACATGGGCTTGGCCGAAGAGAGGTCGAAGGAGGTGTTAGAAAAGGTACCCTTCGACGAGTTCGGCGTGGTTACCTTCCACCGCGCCGAGAACGTCGACAACCCACAAACGCTTAAGGACTTCGTTAGGATACTGGAGAGGTCGCCCATACCCTTGGTATACCCAGTTCACCCCAGGACTAGGAAGAGGTTGCTCGAGTTCGGCTTGTGGGACAGAGTAAAGAGAATACCTCACTTGATGATCACTGAGCCTTTGGGTTACCTAGAATTCATAGGCCTGTTGAAGAACTCGAAGATAGTCTTGTCCGACTCCGGAGGGTTGCAAGAAGAAGTCACCCACCCCAAGATACGCAAGCGGATAATCGTTCTGAGGACCTCAACCGAGAGGCCCGAGGCCATAAAGAGCGGGTTCGCCTACGTAGTGGGCACCAACCCGGTAGTTGTGCTGGCTACCTTGGAGAGGGCCTTGAACGAGGGCGCCCCGCTCCCGGAGGCATCGCCTTTTGGGGACGGCAAAGCTGGTAAGAGGATAGTGGACGTCTTGGAGAGGGTCGGGTCGTGA
- a CDS encoding TIGR04076 family protein: protein MKVCMRVVKVEGECAAGYEVGDEICFEGFRLVSFTKPVCLHLLASALHVVYAMLKGINPEEMGFEDGLLRCPDPKRGSVTVKLERR, encoded by the coding sequence GTGAAGGTGTGCATGCGGGTGGTAAAGGTCGAGGGCGAGTGCGCCGCCGGCTACGAGGTCGGGGACGAAATATGCTTCGAAGGGTTTAGGCTGGTCTCCTTTACTAAGCCCGTCTGCTTACACTTGTTGGCCTCCGCTCTACACGTGGTATACGCGATGTTAAAGGGGATAAATCCCGAAGAGATGGGCTTCGAGGACGGGTTGTTGAGGTGCCCGGACCCGAAGAGAGGGAGCGTTACGGTGAAGTTGGAAAGGCGGTAG